The Lates calcarifer isolate ASB-BC8 linkage group LG6, TLL_Latcal_v3, whole genome shotgun sequence genome includes a region encoding these proteins:
- the wnt2bb gene encoding protein Wnt-2b-A codes for MLGLNRILSLRAARIRSCGSPGVRLSSRSSSCQTPGASSRIYCACLLLLLLVTPRVDSSWWYIGALGARVICDNIPGLVNKQRQLCQRHPDIMQAIGEGTKEWIRECQHQFRHHRWNCSTLDRDHTVFGRVLLRSSREAAFVYAISSAGVVYALTRACSQGELKTCNCDPHKRGRASDERGEFDWGGCSDNINYGIKFAKAFIDAKERTVRDARALMNLHNNRCGRTAVKRFMKLECKCHGVSGSCTLRTCWMAMSDFRKTGDYLRRKYNGAIEVTMNQDGTGFTVANKAFRKATKNDLVYFENSPDYCLQDKAAGSLGTAGRVCNKTSRGTDGCEVMCCGRGYDTTRVKQITKCECKFKWCCAVECKDCEEAVDIHTCKAPKRAEWLDQT; via the exons ATGCTGGGTTTAAACAGGATTCTGAGCCTCCGGGCAGCGCGGATTCGGAGCTGCGGTTCGCCGGGAGTCAGACTCTCATCCCGGTCTTCTTCGTGCCAAACCCCCGGTGCCAGTTCGAGGATTTACTGTGCgtgtctgttgctgctgctgctggtaacGCCTCGGGTGGACTCTTCATGGTG GTACATTGGTGCGCTGGGGGCCCGCGTGATCTGTGACAACATCCCTGGCTTGGTGAACAAGCAGCGGCAACTCTGCCAGCGCCACCCAGACATCATGCAGGCCATTGGTGAGGGCACCAAGGAATGGATCAGAGAATGCCAGCACCAGTTCAGACACCATCGCTGGAACTGCAGCACACTGGACCGTGACCACACTGTGTTTGGACGTGTCCTGCTACGGA GCAGTCGTGAAGCAGCATTCGTCTATGCTATCTCCTCAGCAGGAGTGGTGTATGCGCTCACCCGTGCCTGCAGCCAGGGGGAACTGAAGACATGTAACTGCGACCCACACAAGCGTGGACGGGCTagtgatgagagaggagagtttGACTGGGGTGGCTGTAGCGATAATATCAACTACGGGATTAAGTTTGCCAAAGCCTTCATAGATGCCAAAGAGAGGACTGTCCGAGATGCACGGGCACTCATGAACTTACACAACAACCGCTGTGGCAGAACA GCAGTGAAGCGATTCATGAAGCTGGAATGTAAATGTCACGGTGTGAGTGGCTCTTGCACGCTGCGGACATGTTGGATGGCCATGTCAGACTTCAGGAAGACCGGTGACTACCTGAGGAGGAAATATAACGGGGCCATCGAAGTGACGATGAACCAGGATGGGACAGGCTTTACTGTAGCCAATAAAGCCTTCAGGAAGGCCACCAAGAATGACCTGGTCTACTTTGAGAACTCTCCGGATTATTGCCTGCAAGACAAAGCAGCAG GTTCCCTGGGCACAGCTGGGCGCGTCTGCAATAAGACGTCACGCGGCACAGACGGTTGCGAGGTCATGTGCTGTGGCCGGGGCTACGACACCACACGAGTCAAGCAAATCACCAAGTGTGAGTGCAAATTCAAATGGTGTTGTGCCGTGGAGTGTAAGGACTGTGAGGAAGCTGTGGACATACACACGTGCAAGGCCCCCAAACGAGCCGAATGGTTGGACCAGACCTGA
- the fkbpl gene encoding FK506-binding protein-like isoform X1 — protein sequence MSIFVNAVMDPVHPLETLCGNGDHDGVDVTSWVSVCPRGLWKVQQKRIHKENQQTVSNSGDVSCYCPRLGSLCRVRVRLKANTDETERSASDKGNEKLSVQPEQSVAEVTEAVETVFPRCQDSVLQVPLGGWITLRLGEGQCDITEACLEGMRAGEKCEILLSPVAHGPDVSVPQPAEEHLCATVELESFTPGKESWEMSPGEKWEWVKSHKERGGVRFRSGDMWGAADSYSRGLKLLIALCGHVRELEKKGQEQETEEQRDASNGDKTQNLPSATEFKTIKAELHSNLALCQLKLNQPKRARASAAKATELDPGGAKAWYRLGQACQMVNELEEAKQAFRKLLELQPECPAALKALKDIASKEKETNTQLGLRLSKMFS from the exons ATGAG tatttttgtgAATGCAGTGATGGATCCAGTTCACCCTCTGGAAACACTGTGTGGTAATGGTGATCATGACGGTGTTGATGTCACCTCCTGGGTGTCAGTGTGTCCCAGAGGCCTCTGGAAAGTCCAGCAGAAGCGAATACACAAGGAGAATCAACAAACTGTGTCTAATTCTGGAGATGTTTCAT GTTACTGTCCACGGCTGGGTTCACTGTGTCGAGTCAGAGTGCGGCTCAAAGCTAACACGGATGAAACTGAGAGGTCAGCATCTGATAAGGGAAATGAGAAGCTGTCAGTCCAACCTGAGCAGTCAGTTGCTGAAGTCACAGAGGCGGTGGAAACAGTCTTCCCAAGGTGTCAGGACTCTGTGCTGCAGGTCCCACTGGGTGGTTGGATTACACTAAGGCTGGGGGAGGGTCAGTGCGATATCACCGAGGCATGTTTGGAAGGAATGAGAGCTGGAGAGAAATGTGAG ATTCTTCTTTCTCCTGTTGCACATGGACCAGACGTCTCTGTTCCACAACCTGCAGAGGAACACCTGTGTGCCACAGTTGAGCTCGAGTCTTTCACACCAGGCAAGGAATCCTGGGAGATGTCACCTGGTGAAAAATGGGAGTGGGTGAAGTCGCacaaggagaggggaggagtgaGATTCAGGAGTGGGGACATGTGGGGAGCAGCAGACAGCTACAGCCGAGGCCTCAAACTTCTCATCGCCCTCTGTGGCCACGTCAGAGAGCTGGAGAAAAAAGGACAAGAGCaagaaacagaggagcagagagatgcAAGTAATGGTGATAAAACACAGAACCTTCCCTCAGCCACTGAATTCAAAACCATCAAAGCTGAGCTACACTCAAACCTCGCTTTGTGCCAGCTCAAACTGAACCAACCAAAACGGGCGAGGGCCAGTGCAGCTAAAGCCACAGAGCTGGACCCAGGTGGGGCTAAAGCCTGGTACCGGCTCGGCCAAGCCTGCCAGATGGTGAATGAGCTGGAGGAGGCCAAGCAGGCGTTTAGGAAACTGCTGGAGCTACAGCCAGAATGTCCT
- the fkbpl gene encoding FK506-binding protein-like isoform X2 — protein sequence MDPVHPLETLCGNGDHDGVDVTSWVSVCPRGLWKVQQKRIHKENQQTVSNSGDVSCYCPRLGSLCRVRVRLKANTDETERSASDKGNEKLSVQPEQSVAEVTEAVETVFPRCQDSVLQVPLGGWITLRLGEGQCDITEACLEGMRAGEKCEILLSPVAHGPDVSVPQPAEEHLCATVELESFTPGKESWEMSPGEKWEWVKSHKERGGVRFRSGDMWGAADSYSRGLKLLIALCGHVRELEKKGQEQETEEQRDASNGDKTQNLPSATEFKTIKAELHSNLALCQLKLNQPKRARASAAKATELDPGGAKAWYRLGQACQMVNELEEAKQAFRKLLELQPECPAALKALKDIASKEKETNTQLGLRLSKMFS from the exons ATGGATCCAGTTCACCCTCTGGAAACACTGTGTGGTAATGGTGATCATGACGGTGTTGATGTCACCTCCTGGGTGTCAGTGTGTCCCAGAGGCCTCTGGAAAGTCCAGCAGAAGCGAATACACAAGGAGAATCAACAAACTGTGTCTAATTCTGGAGATGTTTCAT GTTACTGTCCACGGCTGGGTTCACTGTGTCGAGTCAGAGTGCGGCTCAAAGCTAACACGGATGAAACTGAGAGGTCAGCATCTGATAAGGGAAATGAGAAGCTGTCAGTCCAACCTGAGCAGTCAGTTGCTGAAGTCACAGAGGCGGTGGAAACAGTCTTCCCAAGGTGTCAGGACTCTGTGCTGCAGGTCCCACTGGGTGGTTGGATTACACTAAGGCTGGGGGAGGGTCAGTGCGATATCACCGAGGCATGTTTGGAAGGAATGAGAGCTGGAGAGAAATGTGAG ATTCTTCTTTCTCCTGTTGCACATGGACCAGACGTCTCTGTTCCACAACCTGCAGAGGAACACCTGTGTGCCACAGTTGAGCTCGAGTCTTTCACACCAGGCAAGGAATCCTGGGAGATGTCACCTGGTGAAAAATGGGAGTGGGTGAAGTCGCacaaggagaggggaggagtgaGATTCAGGAGTGGGGACATGTGGGGAGCAGCAGACAGCTACAGCCGAGGCCTCAAACTTCTCATCGCCCTCTGTGGCCACGTCAGAGAGCTGGAGAAAAAAGGACAAGAGCaagaaacagaggagcagagagatgcAAGTAATGGTGATAAAACACAGAACCTTCCCTCAGCCACTGAATTCAAAACCATCAAAGCTGAGCTACACTCAAACCTCGCTTTGTGCCAGCTCAAACTGAACCAACCAAAACGGGCGAGGGCCAGTGCAGCTAAAGCCACAGAGCTGGACCCAGGTGGGGCTAAAGCCTGGTACCGGCTCGGCCAAGCCTGCCAGATGGTGAATGAGCTGGAGGAGGCCAAGCAGGCGTTTAGGAAACTGCTGGAGCTACAGCCAGAATGTCCT